The Glycine soja cultivar W05 chromosome 4, ASM419377v2, whole genome shotgun sequence genomic sequence acctccgCACTTTATAAATCTAAATCCAACTCTGCCTTTGTGAGAAAGAGATAGAAAAATCAAACCCGTTGTCATCCCTAAAAGAAAGAGGTTCAAGAGAATGATTTATAATTACCTTAATTAACTActatatttatatgattttatgaattaaaattttctcttaaaatttcTTGCTCAAACGTATAAGAATTTCCTCCAAgacttctttacttttattaatatagccactttatttatataattttatggattaaaaaatagataacaaATTTCTGTCGGATTTTGTTGCTCAAATGCATAAGAATTCTCTCCAACActtctctatttttattaatataaagatatatatatatatatatatatatatatatatatatatcaattatttaaagaatattatggcatttgttaaatatttaccacatgaatatattatttaattattttataatttaacttgataatttttttgaaaattaattaaatatattggaaataaattaatatatccaATTTATACATTTAGTAAATTgaaaagcaattttttttgcatcatcattatttttaacGTAAGAAAAATATTCTATTAAATTCTTAAACTATGTTTTAACTGCTTGATtatgaatttaataataatatataagtaaatataattatcaattttcgttaaataaaaatagtccaGATTAAGTTTTAGGTGAATAATGtgatgagaagaaagaaagagataaatttgaaaaagtacttaaattataaataagatataataaataatgtacatgaaaagtttaaaatattaataataaattaagattaaattgtaatttttatctaattctcaatttttcaaacttttaattatttatttcattttttacattttaattaattaaactattgTTGGATGGTTTCTTAAATGAATATGTTAGATTTAAAGTTTAATTGgactagaataaaataaaaaaagtaaaatatatgcaAAAGTGAGAttaggaccaaaattataaattttttaaaatgtgtcaactaaaatttcaagaaaaacttGTAAAAATCTCAAGAAAAGAATATATGAGTCAGATTGCATatcagaattttaaaaaatactaaaattacaatttaacctaAACTAAACAAGAACATCCACCTGAAACTTATAATCCAACTTTAACTATTACATATAttgaacataaattaatttagttattaaattattagttttttcaaCCTAAAGATCAAACTCACACCCTTTTTCCTcttccttttttcttaattattcaatCCACCCTATATATCCTAACAtaaatctatttaatttaatgagtGTACAATTCCGAAATAATTGTATAATCTCTatctaaaaaaaagtgtataatTCTCAACTATACTTTAATGAGTGCTCATTAAAATCTACATATCTACATGACAAAAGTAAAAATccacatgaaaaaaataattttttttatatactccCTATAGTATATACTTCAGAAGCTACTAGTACACTTTCTAAATCTATTTAATTTGtaactttctaaaaaaaaattatagttatcCTTTTTTATGCGTGAAAATTGAAAATCGCGTATAAAAATGCTTCCCTTATTAAAagatatgcaaaaaaaaaaaaaaaagctgtaACTAGACGAAACAAGTATTCTTGATACTGATTATTGGAAAATAATGCAAGACTATACTAGCAAGATAACAAGATTAAAACGGTGACACTGCAAAAAGTCAACCCAttgctttgtttccttgttacaTTCTCAATCTAgaacattttaaatattatcacAAAGGGTAaaaccaaattatttttattacaattttataGTTGAGATCATAATTCTTAACTATATAAATTACACATCCCAAGcctgtaatttttcttttcttttttcaatattaccccgaaacaaaaaataaattttacagcACAAACATATTGACAAGACATAAAAAGTAAGAGTATGGTAGGATATCATAATCATATACAAGAAGCTACTGAAAAGCTTCATAAAATCCAACTCCCACACACATAATAGATTCATACATACATGTATTCATACAAAAGGATTCTTATAGTATTAAACAATTATTGCATTTCACACTACTTTCAATCAAGTAATTTGTCAAATTCTTCATCTCATACTCATCACAGGCCTCAGAGTCACACTTGAAGATGGCAGAGATGGTGGTCGCACTATGGGAACACGTCTCACTACTGAAAATGCTTCATTAAGACGAGCAACACGACCCATGAGCTGAGACACCTtctgaaaaaattgttttgggAGTGCCACAAGATTGATAATGTCACGAGATTtgtcaaagaaagcaagaaGATAGATAAACATCAACAAAACCATCATATGCATGACACAAGTGAAGTGGATATGGATGCATGACCAATCCTCAACAACATGAAATCATAAcatttgaagataaaaaaaaaactataaatatataGTGAGTCACAGTTCAAAATATCACCACTcataaatttttcaaataaatactgcccttcattttattttttctaccaATCATTTTAATAAATCCACATGCATGCAGAAACACAAATTGAAGCCAAGCATTTGAATTTATGATCTCTACGAGTTTTTCTTAACTGATGCACTGCAGTGAAACAAGTACAAATTACTCCACACACTAAACATGGTCTGCATACTTAAAGAGCAAAAGACAAAGAATTTACCCTCGATATGCAGGGCAGAAGTCAAAAAGAATTTATCCAAGTCAAATATCAAGCATATATAGGGTATTCAAACATATTCTCATTTGCCTTAGCTTAGTTCTCGAGTTTGTAGTTTGTAACAACCCGATCGAATCACACGAGAATGAGAGAGATCTAAAAGCTGTGTAAGTATGAGAATGTATAACTAAGGATGACTTAAAGGacttaattaatattacatataccaacaagatgcatCTACTTTTTGATAGCGCATCACTTAAAAACTCCATAGTTAAACATGTTTGGCTTGTAGTAGTTATGGGATGAATGACCTTTTGGAAAGTTTTTCAGAAAGCGTGTGAATGAGGATAAAACACTCTGAAAAATCTCATTGATTTTGAAAAGAGTCGAAGCAAATTGTCGAGATCTCAAAAAGGGTTACCTATGAAGGGTTCTGGCCAACAAGAAGTTGAATGAAATATCACCGCGTGAAGTGTCGTAGTGTGAGAACAGCCGAGAAGTCGACAATCAGGGACATTACATGATTCACTAACAATCTTTTGATTTACTAAAACAAGTAAATCATTTAGACTTCATTGTTATTGCACCAGAAAGGAGACATACAAAAAGGGTAATATAAAAAGCAATGGCAAAGCTAGATAGAATATCAAGCTAATAAATTCGTGTGTTTTCCATTAATTAGTGCAGAATTATTTGGTGTGCGACTGTGTATATCTCAAAGTACATGTTTACATGAATACATAATGTATCCTTTAATATTATATAGCAACCACCAACAAATGAAGTATTTATTTGATAAGAATTAGCATTAGAGACAAAAGTGCAAGGTTGAGGACAAAGAAACACCCTTAAATAtgcttccaaagaaaaaacctTTAAATATGAGATCGGTCTGCCTCTCCAACTAAATGGCACCAAATGACAACACAAACCACACTGGAACACTAAACTCCATCACCCTTTCGTTTCTAGTCTTTACCAAAAACCTTTATGAAGAACCATCCAAAACTGCTCCATAGGTGCAAGTAAGGACTAGCACAACAGAAGATTAAACACACCCTTGACACAACAGCAGATTAAACACACCCTTTTCATATCTCTGAAAATCTTAATCTAATCAAGTTCCAATCCACAAAATTCAGCAGTTACCGCAGGAAATTCTTGCATAATACATAATCCAATCACTATGTTGTCTTTGCCCGATGTAAAACTCAATATTCAAAACATAGACCAGAGTCTAGAGTTTCCAATTCATTTTCTTACGGATACTGGTAGCCTTTTGTTATATTGATAATGAAAACCCGCAAGCAACTATTGAGTAAACATACAATTGATTCCCAAAAAGATGTTACTTGTGTTGCATTTGTCCTCTAGAGTCTCTGCATATACAGGACAATCCCTGAAGTTGCCAATTCACGTACAGACAAAACCTTTGAGGAATCAAAGCAACCCTGTCCAGTAACATCTTCAggaatcaaattatatatttactcaTGACCATTCGACAAAAGAACCGTTAACTTTAAGGCAGGTTAAGCTACCTCAGACACTCCCATCCAATTTATAACAGCATACTAAGGCATTGTTTAGGAAAGATTAACACTTAGATTTAAAGAAACAATTACTTATCCTtcaaaaactctaaaaaaaaccGTAAAAACAAGCAATTACCTCTTCAGAATAAgccaaaccaaacacacactaaacaattttccaaaaataatcacttatttttctttggttCATGACAGGTATCCTCTTTCGGAAGCAATTTTGTTTACGACACTATCAGACATTAAATATGAACACCTCTCTTAACAAGATTTGAACCGTGCTGAGGGACCAACTACTAGAGGTGGCAAAATGGGTTGGACTAGTCAAGCCACCCCAAACCCACCTAATAAAATGTAAGGCTAAATTTTGAGCTTGAACTAAACACGGGTCTTTTTAGTTTGCTTCGATTAGCCTAGAAAAGTCCGAAAAAAATCAGGCTTTCATTCATGATGCTTGAGCTTCATTTTAGAATCCCAATTGAATTCAGGATTTTTGGCTGACTAGACTACTCTTATGCTAGACTGATTTAAGCTCCATTGGTTAGATAAGCAGTTATATTAGCAAACATGCACGTTTTCTGAAatgcttattattatttcttgaaaataatttgattgaatGACGTGGGTAGACATAATAAGAAGTAAGGGGGAGAAAGGACCTTATCATCGAGAGCGAGGTTGAGCTTCAAAGTTTGAGTCTTGCGCTTCATTCTGTACAACCTCCGTCCCAGGAAGAAGAGTCCCAGAAAAGCAGCGGCGGCAGCGACAGAGAGAGACCAAACAGGGAGAGGCAGAGGCAGAGGGTTCACCCAATACCTCAACACCTCAAAAGGAACCTTCCACCACAccaatctcttctccttctcctcttcctcctcctcctcctcctcctcccccTCATCCTCCTCATCATCATCTTTCTCTtccacttcttccatttttttctgTTCCTCTTCTTGTTCCACCACAGCCTCGGCCTCGGCCTCGGCCATCGCCACCACGGGGGCGTTGGTGGCGGTGGTGTCGGAATCGGAATCCCCGTTCCAGGGTGCGAGGGTGGAATTTGGGAATATCTGATTGGCAACATAGGAATCGTCGAAGTTGCGATCGACCTCGGAGGAGGAATTGGAATTGGAATTGGAACTGCAACTGGAATTGGGATTAAGGGAGAAGTGATCGGGGAGGATAGAGTCGAGTGGGGGCCCACCGAACACGATTGAATCGTCGTCGTTTGGGTGGAGCAGTTCCCAGTCTTCCACTTCGAGTTCGCGTTTTGCGTCCATGGTTGTTGGATTAGATTCCATAGTATTCCAGCAACCAAaccaagaagagaaagaaaagaaaagaaaagaatctGTAGAAGTGTTGATGTTGTAGTATTAACAAAACCAGCCTAACCCTAAGTCTTGCCAACTAAATAGTAAATACTACTACCACAGCAGGCCACAGGGATACGGATATCATTCAGACGCAATCTACTagtgtttattaattaataaccgTCAGCCACACTACCCATCACTATACTCAGTTATGATTGgtgaaaaatattactttttgaATCATCTATTTAATGTGAAGATTAATCCGTTAAATAAATGTCagtattttaaaagattaattgttactttttgattgaaaaatactttgattggttttttttaaaaaaaaaaagtcagtcACACTACCCGCCAGGGATTCACTATTCAATTTCTCTTACATCTGAAATCGGGTACATTTTGCCTCTTCCTAcacttttacttaaaaaaattattcattacaAAATTACTAATAATCAAGACAATACTCATTTTTGGTGTAGACAATTTTCTAACTTCATGctacttttaaaaaatgcacTGCAATAATAACAAGCAGTTAGTTGTTtgggtatattaaattttaaaagttttattatgatgttttatgttttttaaatatattattttagtcatttttttaatttttttgttaaaaatgttagtgtttggttaacttttaaaatgatttaatgtcACTTTTGGTCCATTTTGTTTCATAATTGTTTTGCTTTGgtacattatattttaaaaatttcattctagccttttatgttttcaaaatgtttcctttttaattttttgctaGAAATGTTAGTATACGtcagtatttaaattttaaaatagttaagttAATATAATGGTGACTAAAAATcatcactatttttttatatttaacaaattaaaaatcactaagtaaatgaagaaaaaatgaatttgaaaccACAAACAACAATTTTCActctcatattattattattattattattattattattattattattattgttattatttaatcatatataataataataatttcatgcaccaattattttcaatcacAATGGGTAAAGGTCACTTCTCTTTTTGTTGCTTTGTCTCTCGCCGTCAGTCGAAAAAGACCGTTGTCTCACCCTCACTTTCGTCTTCGATGCATCCACTTTATGCGCCCGGAATTGTTGTCTCACCTAATGACAACCAACTGTCTCATTGTCGTCGGCAACAATAGTGTGTTGGTGAAGGGAAAGAAGAAGACCGACAATGCCGATTGTGAATAAGGTTTGACAAGTCGGGCTAGTCATAATCCTCTTCCAATGAGTCACAAAATTTGACCCCTCTTTGTGCTACTCGTCTTCACCCAATCCGATTGTAGATGTCGGATGAAAAATCTTCTACTTGCCCGGAGGTCTTGCTCACAGACCTCACAAATAATACATTGTGATTTCTTCATTTAGATCTAGGTTAATTGGTGAGTTAGGGTTATGTTTTTGTCTTTCGTTGAAGATAACTCTTGCTCCGATCTAGGTTAATTGGTTTTACAGTGAGGAGTATAAGTAAGTATTTTTGGTAGTTCTAATGAGATTATGTGTTGACGTTGTTCGATTTGTAtggtactttatttttttacttttttagatCTAGAAGAGGTTGGAGgagatgattatttttttagttgtttattttttaaaaataaaataaagatagtaGCACTTTTTAGTGGTCACTAtgtaaagttaattattttaaaagacttaATGTCACTTTTGATCCATTATGTTTCgtaattatttcattttgatacattaagttttaaaagtctCATTTTGgtctttatgtttttaaaatgtattattttgatccttttttaagatttaaaagttaacaaaatacTAATGTTTCTAacagaaaattaagaaaaaaagagaccaacatgataaacataaaaaatcagtatgaaacttttaaaacttaatatacaaaaataaaataacgcTAAAACATAATGAAccaaaatttatattaagtCTTTCTTTATCCATTAGaatcaaaaacaaatattacgtgatttataataattcacaaattttattcaatcaagCTAAACTCTTTCAATAACAAATAACTTTTCAATGGTAGTTGTTTACAACTACatttgactaaaaaaataaaaaaaaaattaaaagaactcAGAGGAAAACAGAAGCTTATAAACTCATAATTTTATCGAAAtcctaattatattaattaaaataataattattatttttacatcaattttatagTGTCATGACAGCAATAATAACCGGCTGACATTGGatgtagatttttttatatatatagtttccCCTTAAttgattttctgtttttttcccTTGCTTGCTAATGTTCAACCACCGTATCTTATCGTTAACTTTGTTCTTATTTGTTGGCCGTTaggtcatttatttaataaaataaaatagatttttttgcttacattaataaaacaaaataggaaACAATAAAAGGCGAAagtgaatttaaaaataatttaatatatacagaTTAACTAAACAATTCATACAAGAGTCAAAttggaaataaataatataagtgaCGACAAGAAATGTATTtgatctttaaatctttattattaaaaagctagcaaaaaaaaaatgcgacTCTTGGCAAGAAGTGGATGTTATCGCTTATAATTCTTAACCATAAATGACAACccaaatttattgtcatttattaCTTAGAGTATCGAATGCCTTTGTTCTCACTAGACTCTTCGTATCATTCATTTATGTTAggcttaaataaaaattagtttttgtaaaaaaaaaacttaaatttaaaatatatttttcattattagaAATGTCCGCCTTTTGATAccacagttttttttttgataatttctataaaattgaaatatatcatCATTTAGATCGTTTGATTTGACACTAAAAATTTGGGTTGATTGACCCTAACTCCAAACtgctatattaaataaattattttaaaattaaaaacattaagaaaatataaaaaaaataggaaaatgaaactttaaaagacataaaagattaaaaaaataaaaattaatgtattaaataaaaaatattaaaacataatatatcaaaaatgatattttaccaaaaaaattataacaacactaaaaatatgcaaaaaaaaactaaagagataaaaacaaacatttCTAATTTGAAagatttctcatttttttttgtcattatttCCGATCATTTTGTATCACATTCTTCTCCTCGTCAATGTAATTGACACAAAGAACTTGAGAAATTTTTGCCACATCAAATGACCTAACGAGGAGACAGATTCTTAACGTGGAGAATAAAACCCCAAGCTTATCGTCATTTGCAATAGTTAGAGAAGAAAACGAGGATGTTTGTTCAATCAATACATAAGTGTGGTTGAGAGATCCAATTGTTCAATTAGTCGTTGAAGTCATCATTAGAGTCGAGTTACTGGAGGTGCTTGGCGATGATGACATAGTGGATCTCAGTAGGGCTGTGCAAAAACCTGTTCATAAAAAAATCGAACCAAACTGATTTTCGAACTGGTTTAACCAGTTTGGTTTTTAACCTAAATCTGCGAACTAGTTTTCAAACTGGTTTGAAACCGAACTAGTTTTAGAAAACCAATTTTGAATTGGTTCTAAACCAAAGTTTATAACTGTTTTCCAAGCCGAACCGATTCTGAACTGGTTTCAAACTAGTTTAAAACTGTTTTAAGAGTCGAACTGGTtttgaattggttttcaaattatttttttgaattaggAAGATAATTTTGCCcagaaaaatacaaattaaccaaaatgacaagatgattatttataatgaacaatggaaggggggggggggatgaaGGAAGGTACATGCAATCAAAAGTGCCATTTTCAGTGGTCCTAGATATGCCATAACTTGTCCTTTGAAATTTTAACCCATTTTTTATCCTGACTCATGAACTGAATTCAAGAGTTAGGATGTGGAGTTAGTTTATCTGCACTTCATGCATAACTTTTTAGTTACAATTTCGACAAAACCAACTACAATGCAACTACTGAATGCATCAGGGAAGTAACATACGAGATTGCAAAATTTGTATAGTTTCCAGTGCTATCAGGTATGATGCTAGTCAAATTATTGCCTCTCACATCACTAAAAATTCAggttaaatagaaaaaatagcaAATTTAATAAACCAAGGAAGATTAAAAGGatatttaagaaagaaaaaagaaagagagaaaccaCATTGAAATGGTTGAAATACTCACAAATACCAGTTGCATAGTATAGTAAACTATAATAAGAAACATGTAATAGTGGTAAATGTAAATGAtacaaacaaaatatgaaaaaaaaaaactcataggTAGTGCAAGACTTCATTCCAATAGAGCAGTTCAGGAATCTCACCGGTGAGTCTATTTCGTGCAAGATcacaaaaaaacataatcatACGACTATTAGAACTTTGTATAGCAATATCCTAACTGTGGCATGGCTCACATtggattgcaattttattttctatacccCATTAATGACAAAATGAGAACTTACATAGTCTTCAAGTTTGGAATTTAGGTTAATGTTGAGGGGATAGGACCTGTCAACTGATTactctttaaattcctgcattCACCAACTCAACTCAGGACATGTTGTAGCATGAAAAACCAAAGAAACACATTAAATGACAAGTTCTAGTTTCAACTTACAGAAACACAAGCTGCTTTAGCTTTGATATGGAGAAAGGTGTATCACCATAAAATTGATTATCAGACAAATCccttctaaattaaaaaatgaaaaacatgtgATCAACATTTGTATCATAGGAAACTCCAGCAGGGTATGAAAAGAATGATACACAAATAAGTAAATAGAAACAAGATAATGTCATGGTTCATATAGATAAATAAGTTCAACACAGTTTTCAATTTCATCTAGAATTTGACTAGTTAGTTTATTTCCTTGCAGGTCTCTGTCATTGCCAGAAGAGCAAAATTCaggttaaatataaaaataaaagccaaGAGAAAAAGTGTACGATCAAATAACCAAAAGGTATAATACATAAAGGGATTGCAAGTTTACCAATGACGGATGATATCTCCCCACCAAGATTAAAGCTTGACAAATTCCTTTAGAAACAAGAGGAATCAATGTAACTTAATGTTAATAGAAAATGTAGCTAATCAAAGATAttaacacaaaaagaattttgaaAGCAAATTTGACATTTGCAATAGTTCAATAATCGTGACGATCCAAATCAAAAAGGTCCAAACTCcaaattaattgattacatagcaatcctaataactaaaaaatattaaaaagaagcGTTCTTGAttcttcaatcatcatcaagtGTAAAGGTCAAGGAGACTGAATGAGTAACATCCAATGCGGCTAGTGAGGGAACAAGTtctgaaacataaaaaaaaaaattagttgtcattcatattatataataagtacataaaacaaccttaagagaaaaaaaatcttgttacATTCTTCAATTCTTTCAAACTccaaaaattcattattttcatttgaagGTAGTGGTGATGGTGTTCTTTTGATCCAATCTTGTGTACAAACAAGTGCTTCCACCATTTGAGGTGTAAGAGAACAACTATAAGGATCAAGAACTCTTCCTCCAATACTAAAGGCAGACTTAGAGGCCAAAGTAGAGACAAGTATAACAAACACATCTCTTGCAATGCTTGCAAGAGTTGGGAATCGGCTTGAGTTTAGCTTCCACCAATTCAAAACATCCAAATCCAGCCGACTATCTCTAGCATCCTCCAGGTATATATCTAATTCAAATGTACTAGATCTAGTTTATTGAAAATATTGACTATAATCATAAGGATCATTCTCGACCCTTTCACTAGGTTGAGCTCGAGCCTCTTGTGAGCTAACTTCAAACTCATCACCACCATTACTATACTCTTCAAAAAGTGATCTCAAGCTAGATTCCACTTTATCCCTCAACTTACAAGTCAATTCACCCCCTTTACCATCAAAACTTTCAGCAATAAGCCAATTCgtgaattttaatttgtaactcGGGTGCAACACAAGAGAGATCATCAATAGCATGTTTGTACGATTAGGATTGCCCCAATACTTATCATATTTTTCCTTCATGCGTACAACCATCATTCTCACACTCATATTCACACCCCTGGAAGTAGACATTTCCCTGATTTTCATTCCAATCCCAAAGGCCTCAAACATTTACATAGTGCTTGTCACATAAGATGAACCAGAAATGCATAAAGTAGCATCATAAAAAATCTCCAAGAATGGCAAGATTGAACGCACAAATTCCCAATCACTATATGTAGGAGCCATGCCCATGAATTTTTGTCTCTTAATTTGAACTCCTCAAATGCCTTATGATGCTTTAAAGAAACTTCCAACATCAAGTAAGTAGAATTCCATCTATTTTCTACATCTAAGCAAACAAGGTCTTTATATTCAATGTTCACATAGGCAACACATTCCTTGAATTTAGATAATCTAAAACGGGAGGATTTTACATACTTGACAGCAGGACGAACCCTACAAATAACTGGAATATCCTCTTTGAAACCTTCTTgcacaattaaattaaaaatatgtgcACAACATCACATATGAAGATAATTTCCATTCAACACCAAACGATTCCAAGACATTAGCCTCTTTTGCATATATTCAATTGCTTTATCATTTGAAATGGCATTGTCAATCGTCAATGAAAGAACATGAGTTAGCACCCAACTACTTAAGCAACTCTCAACCATCCTAGCCAAATTCTTCCCGTGTGACTTTTGACTTGACAAAAGTTTATCGCTTTCTTTTGCAACATGCAATCATTGTCAATGAAATGTGCCGTTAAACTCATAAAGTCAGATTTTGTGACAAAGTCCATGTGTCTGTAGTGAGCCAAACTCTTTGACAATGTTGAGAAAAAAAGTTCTTCAATCTTACTTTTTCATTACTCCAAAGACTAAGACCATCTCGTGCCAAGGTAGTGCGTGAAATGACAACAAGAAAAGGTGCTACAATGCTAAAAAGTTCTCGAAAGGTGTCATGCTCAACCATATGGAAGGAGAGCTCCAATGCCACAAATAATTTGACCAATGCAATCCGACATGCTTCTTGGTCAATCAtgaaagaggaagaaggagTAATGGTTGTTGAAGAAGAATCTGATTTTTGCCTCTTGCTCATGACGTCTGAATTCTTCTTGCATTTGTCTAAATGAGTGCACATGGAAGTTGTTCCACTACTATATTTGATCAAAGCACCACAATGTGATTTAGCTTGGGATAAAGGATTGGGGTCTGGCAATTTATCAAAGTGATCCCATGCAGTAGATTGATTTTTACGCCCTATGAAACGAGGCGGTAACCTTTCTCCTACTATGCTAGAGGCCAAGATGTCAATCTCATCATGGTCTTCCATCTAATGATTTTACATTTGAAAAGAACATAAGTATATAAATCTTAGCTGAAAACAATGTTAAATGCACTTATCTTAGCTTAAGAAGATCTACAATTGATATAGAATTATAATAAAACAAGCTTAAAAagatattcaaattcaaagtcAATACAATCATGCCTTAATTACAGTGAAAACTCGCATATTTTAGctgaaaaaatagaagaaaattgtAACTTATACCTAATTTTATGAGAAGTTGGACTAATCCACCAACAAGTGGCTAGTTCGACAAAAATTGAGttcattttgttaaataaaGTCTCGAGTGTtgattaaataagtttttgatCTCCTAAGTCAATAAACTGAAATATAAAGCATTGACAAACAAGGGAAAATTGTGGCATAAACAAGCCAACACCCCATTACAAAAAACATACCAATTCTAATTCAAACTAAGGGATATATTCAAATGAaaggagaaaattaaaaaataattaacaatatattCCAAAATTCCCATACTGCATCTACATTGTCAAATTCCATGACAACACCCAATATTTCACTCATGGTCAACATTGGCTCAAATCTGTATAGTTCAACATAGAAACATAaaactaatgaaaataaataacaaatta encodes the following:
- the LOC114409329 gene encoding nucleolin-like isoform X2; translation: MESNPTTMDAKRELEVEDWELLHPNDDDSIVFGGPPLDSILPDHFSLNPNSSCSSNSNSNSSSEVDRNFDDSYVANQIFPNSTLAPWNGDSDSDTTATNAPVVAMAEAEAEAVVEQEEEQKKMEEVEEKDDDEEDEGEEEEEEEEEEKEKRLVWWKVPFEVLRYWVNPLPLPLPVWSLSVAAAAAFLGLFFLGRRLYRMKRKTQTLKLNLALDDKKVSQLMGRVARLNEAFSVVRRVPIVRPPSLPSSSVTLRPVMSMR
- the LOC114409329 gene encoding nucleolin-like isoform X1 — its product is MESNPTTMDAKRELEVEDWELLHPNDDDSIVFGGPPLDSILPDHFSLNPNSSCSSNSNSNSSSEVDRNFDDSYVANQIFPNSTLAPWNGDSDSDTTATNAPVVAMAEAEAEAVVEQEEEQKKMEEVEEKDDDEEDEGEEEEEEEEEEKEKRLVWWKVPFEVLRYWVNPLPLPLPVWSLSVAAAAAFLGLFFLGRRLYRMKRKTQTLKLNLALDDKIVSESCNVPDCRLLGCSHTTTLHAVIFHSTSCWPEPFIEGVSAHGSCCSS